The Catenuloplanes niger genome includes a window with the following:
- a CDS encoding GNAT family N-acetyltransferase has product MRRRQRDIGAPEAFEWVHETSPDLLAVARSAGLDVLEAPLMVLDPDAMPAITDDEFISVRLMAPEDASFAHDVAIRGAVAAVSFGHAGTAAGPAGASARDAALTPLSAGSLALHRRRAETGQAASALAEVKNPTDPEVSGVVGSGMYQRADDVAEIVGVATLPAARRRGVARAVTAALARHALDAGTGLVFLSAASDDVAAMYARLGFRRVGTACIAEPAAVPAPQAP; this is encoded by the coding sequence GTGCGGCGGCGCCAGCGGGACATCGGCGCGCCGGAGGCGTTCGAGTGGGTGCACGAGACCAGCCCGGATCTGCTGGCCGTGGCCCGGTCGGCCGGGCTGGACGTGCTGGAGGCACCGCTGATGGTGCTCGACCCGGATGCGATGCCGGCCATCACCGATGACGAATTCATTTCGGTGCGGTTAATGGCGCCGGAGGACGCGTCGTTCGCGCACGACGTCGCGATCCGCGGCGCGGTCGCGGCGGTCTCGTTCGGGCACGCGGGCACCGCGGCCGGCCCGGCCGGCGCGTCCGCGCGGGACGCGGCGCTGACACCGCTGTCCGCCGGATCGCTGGCGCTGCACCGGCGCCGCGCCGAGACGGGACAGGCCGCGTCCGCGCTGGCCGAGGTGAAGAATCCCACTGACCCGGAAGTCAGCGGCGTGGTCGGCAGCGGCATGTATCAGCGAGCGGACGACGTCGCGGAGATCGTCGGCGTGGCCACGCTGCCGGCCGCCCGCCGCCGCGGGGTGGCCCGCGCGGTCACGGCCGCGCTGGCCCGGCACGCGCTCGACGCCGGCACCGGCCTGGTCTTCCTGTCCGCCGCGTCGGACGACGTCGCCGCCATGTACGCCCGCCTCGGCTTCCGCCGGGTCGGCACGGCCTGCATCGCCGAACCGGCGGCGGTCCCGGCGCCACAGGCACCCTGA
- a CDS encoding FAD-dependent oxidoreductase encodes MRTAIVVGAGIGGLAAAGALARAGWQVTVLERGDRVPVDRAALILWPNGVRALRALGLGDGLHAIATPLRDRGVRRPDGQLLVQPRQPGPDAQPPVVVHREDLHDALIAGLGDGVEIRTGVPIDTVRLHTGDRPSVGHGRSRHEADLIVAADGIDSVLRKHLAPEASVVSSGCAAWRAVIPWYRAPRLPDDMSPNGETLGAGYRFVAVSLGERGSAGGSSRGGIYWVATAAGAPRPESPAVQLHLLRRWLADWHAPVGELLAATEPEDLIQQEVRELRPLPRQYGFGSGPGGVVLLGDAAHAMPHHLGQGACLAFEDAATLRSVMAEAVPGRTLTTAIEQYSRARRPRTATIVRQTRRMSAVIQARGRLALRARDAALGTITPRLLGSVATTAGEWNPPV; translated from the coding sequence ATGCGCACGGCGATCGTGGTGGGTGCGGGGATCGGCGGTCTCGCCGCGGCGGGCGCCCTCGCACGAGCCGGCTGGCAGGTCACCGTCCTGGAGCGGGGTGATCGCGTCCCGGTCGACCGGGCCGCGCTGATCCTCTGGCCGAACGGCGTGCGTGCGCTGCGCGCGCTCGGCCTGGGCGACGGGCTGCACGCGATCGCCACGCCGCTGCGCGACCGGGGCGTGCGGCGGCCGGACGGGCAGTTGCTCGTCCAGCCGCGCCAGCCCGGCCCGGACGCGCAGCCGCCGGTCGTGGTGCACCGCGAGGACCTGCACGACGCGCTGATCGCCGGGCTCGGCGACGGCGTGGAGATCCGCACCGGCGTGCCGATCGACACGGTCCGGCTGCACACCGGCGACCGGCCGTCCGTCGGGCACGGCCGGTCGCGTCACGAGGCCGACCTGATCGTGGCCGCGGACGGCATCGACAGCGTGCTGCGCAAGCACCTGGCGCCGGAGGCGTCCGTGGTCAGCTCCGGCTGCGCCGCCTGGCGCGCGGTCATCCCCTGGTACCGCGCGCCCCGGCTGCCCGACGACATGTCACCGAACGGCGAGACGCTCGGCGCCGGCTACCGGTTCGTGGCGGTGTCGCTCGGCGAGCGCGGCTCGGCCGGCGGTTCCAGCCGGGGCGGCATCTACTGGGTCGCCACCGCGGCCGGCGCGCCCCGCCCGGAGTCGCCCGCGGTCCAGCTGCACCTGCTGCGCCGCTGGCTGGCCGACTGGCACGCGCCGGTCGGCGAGCTGCTCGCGGCCACCGAGCCGGAGGACCTGATCCAGCAGGAGGTACGGGAGCTGCGCCCGCTGCCCCGGCAGTACGGCTTCGGCTCCGGCCCCGGCGGCGTGGTGCTGCTCGGCGACGCCGCGCACGCGATGCCGCACCACCTCGGGCAGGGCGCGTGCCTGGCGTTCGAGGACGCGGCGACGCTGCGGTCGGTGATGGCCGAGGCGGTGCCGGGCCGCACGCTGACCACCGCGATCGAGCAGTACAGCCGCGCCCGCCGCCCGCGCACCGCGACGATCGTGCGCCAGACCCGCCGGATGTCCGCGGTCATCCAGGCCCGCGGCCGTCTCGCGCTCCGCGCCCGCGACGCCGCGCTCGGCACGATCACCCCGCGCCTGCTCGGCAGCGTCGCCACCACCGCGGGCGAATGGAACCCGCCCGTCTAG
- the lgt gene encoding prolipoprotein diacylglyceryl transferase, protein MISAIPSPSVAVWHVAGFPIRAYALCIVAGIVAAVLITEYRLRRRGAAPWVTLDIAVWAVPAGIIGARVYHVITSPQAYFGEGGEPIRALYVWEGGLGIWGAILGGALGAWFACRQYGIPLTVLADALAPGLPVAQALGRLGNWWNNELYGGLTTLPWGLEIHKMDDENPGRALLDGDGNPILEPGLYHPTFLYELVWNLGVAGVVLALDRKFKFGRGRAFALYAMGYTLGRFWIEMMRTDPANAFFGIRLNVFTSVVVFVGALIYFLRARGPREFLIPVLPETVPPAGSEPADGDTAPAKQVMPSSYHVVTEEQFTAYRETGVVPDVADPEPRPAADGPVDTVADSDVDAAPAAPGGDDKK, encoded by the coding sequence GTGATTTCCGCTATCCCGAGCCCCAGCGTCGCGGTCTGGCACGTCGCGGGCTTCCCGATCCGGGCATACGCACTCTGCATCGTCGCCGGCATCGTCGCCGCCGTGCTCATCACGGAGTACCGTCTGCGCCGTCGCGGCGCGGCGCCGTGGGTGACGCTGGACATCGCGGTCTGGGCGGTGCCGGCCGGCATCATCGGTGCCCGCGTCTACCACGTCATCACGTCCCCGCAGGCATACTTCGGCGAGGGCGGCGAACCGATCCGGGCGCTCTACGTGTGGGAGGGCGGCCTCGGCATCTGGGGCGCCATCCTCGGCGGCGCGCTCGGTGCCTGGTTCGCCTGCCGGCAGTACGGCATCCCGCTGACCGTGCTCGCGGACGCGCTCGCGCCCGGCCTGCCGGTGGCGCAGGCGCTCGGCCGGCTCGGCAACTGGTGGAACAACGAGCTCTACGGCGGCCTGACCACGCTGCCCTGGGGCCTGGAGATCCACAAGATGGACGACGAGAACCCGGGCCGCGCGCTGCTCGACGGCGACGGCAACCCGATCCTGGAACCCGGCCTCTACCACCCGACGTTCCTCTACGAGCTGGTCTGGAACCTCGGCGTCGCGGGCGTGGTGCTCGCGCTGGACCGGAAGTTCAAGTTCGGCCGCGGCCGGGCGTTCGCGCTCTACGCGATGGGCTACACGCTCGGCCGGTTCTGGATCGAGATGATGCGCACCGACCCGGCGAACGCGTTCTTCGGCATCCGGCTCAACGTGTTCACCTCGGTGGTCGTGTTCGTCGGCGCGCTGATCTACTTCCTCCGGGCCCGCGGCCCGCGCGAGTTCCTGATCCCGGTGCTGCCGGAGACGGTGCCGCCGGCCGGGAGCGAGCCGGCCGACGGCGACACCGCGCCGGCCAAGCAGGTCATGCCGTCCAGCTATCACGTGGTGACCGAGGAACAGTTCACGGCGTACCGGGAGACCGGTGTCGTCCCGGACGTCGCCGACCCGGAACCGCGGCCGGCGGCGGACGGCCCCGTCGACACGGTGGCGGACAGCGACGTCGACGCGGCACCGGCCGCGCCCGGCGGCGACGACAAGAAGTAG
- the trpA gene encoding tryptophan synthase subunit alpha: protein MSLSGAFDKARAEGRPLIVGCMPAGFPTVDESVASMVAMVESGIDVIEVELPYSDPVMDGPVIQKASDIALANGVRTKDTFKIIEAVARTGATVVLMTYWNPVERYGVDAFARDLSAAGATGMITPDLIPDEADEWLAASDAYRLDRTFLVSPSSTDARIAMTLKACRGWVYATALMGVTGARDVVSSEASDLVRRIRAIDAEIPVGVGLGVRDGKQAAEVGAYADAVIVGSALIRRVLEAPDRAAGLTALRELGADLATGARSVTR, encoded by the coding sequence GTGAGCCTCAGCGGCGCGTTCGACAAGGCGCGGGCCGAGGGCCGACCGCTGATCGTCGGCTGCATGCCGGCCGGGTTCCCCACGGTGGACGAGAGCGTCGCGTCGATGGTCGCGATGGTCGAGTCCGGCATCGACGTGATCGAGGTCGAGCTGCCCTACTCCGACCCGGTGATGGACGGCCCGGTCATCCAGAAGGCCAGCGACATCGCGCTGGCGAACGGCGTGCGGACGAAGGACACCTTCAAGATCATCGAGGCGGTCGCGCGGACCGGCGCCACGGTGGTCCTGATGACCTACTGGAACCCGGTCGAGCGGTACGGCGTGGACGCGTTCGCCCGCGACCTGTCCGCGGCCGGCGCGACCGGGATGATCACGCCGGACCTGATCCCGGACGAGGCCGACGAGTGGCTGGCCGCGTCCGACGCGTACCGGCTGGACCGCACGTTCCTGGTCTCGCCGTCGTCGACCGACGCGCGGATCGCGATGACGCTGAAGGCCTGCCGCGGCTGGGTCTACGCCACCGCGCTGATGGGTGTCACCGGCGCCCGCGACGTGGTCTCCTCGGAGGCGTCGGACCTGGTCCGACGCATCCGGGCGATCGACGCGGAGATCCCGGTCGGGGTCGGCCTCGGCGTGCGCGACGGCAAGCAGGCGGCCGAGGTCGGTGCCTACGCGGACGCGGTCATCGTGGGCAGCGCGCTCATCCGCCGCGTGCTGGAGGCGCCGGACCGGGCGGCCGGCCTGACCGCGCTGCGCGAGCTGGGCGCCGATCTCGCGACCGGGGCCCGGTCCGTCACCCGCTGA
- the trpB gene encoding tryptophan synthase subunit beta: MSAPVLPDLAGHFGRFGGRFVPEALIAALDELDAAYRSAKTDPEFQAEFGGLLRDYAGTPSLLYSARRLSERLGARILLKREDLNHTGAHKVRNVLGQALLAKRMGKQRVIAETGAGQHGVASATAAALLDLECVVYMGEVDTERQALNVARMRMLGATVVPVTNGSRTLKDALNEALRDWVASVQTTHYLLGTAAGPAPFPEIVRDFVGGIGTEARAQCLELTGALPDAVTACVGGGSNAIGIFHAFVPDEGVRLYGFEAGGDGMETGRHAASITGGSTGVLHGARTYILQDEDGQTVESHSISAGLDYPGVGPEHSWLHDTGRASYTPVTDREAMDAFQLLCRTEGIIPAIESAHALAGAAKIIPALREELGREPVVLVNLSGRGDKDVHTAGAYFGILDQNETIVPEENL; this comes from the coding sequence ATGAGCGCCCCGGTCCTGCCCGACCTCGCCGGCCACTTCGGGCGGTTCGGCGGCCGGTTCGTCCCGGAGGCGCTGATCGCGGCGCTGGACGAGCTGGACGCGGCGTACCGGTCCGCGAAGACCGACCCGGAGTTCCAGGCCGAGTTCGGTGGCCTGCTGCGTGACTACGCGGGCACGCCGTCGCTGCTCTACTCCGCGCGGCGGCTGTCCGAACGGCTGGGCGCGCGGATCCTGCTCAAGCGCGAGGACCTGAACCACACCGGCGCGCACAAGGTGCGCAACGTGCTCGGTCAGGCGCTGCTCGCGAAGCGGATGGGCAAGCAACGGGTGATCGCGGAGACCGGCGCCGGCCAGCACGGCGTCGCCTCGGCCACCGCGGCCGCGCTGCTCGACCTCGAGTGCGTGGTCTACATGGGCGAGGTCGACACCGAGCGGCAGGCGCTGAACGTGGCCCGCATGCGCATGCTCGGCGCCACGGTCGTGCCGGTCACGAACGGCTCGCGCACGCTCAAGGACGCGCTGAACGAGGCGCTGCGCGACTGGGTGGCCAGCGTGCAGACCACGCACTACCTGCTCGGCACCGCGGCCGGCCCGGCCCCGTTCCCGGAGATCGTCCGCGACTTCGTCGGCGGGATCGGCACCGAGGCGCGGGCGCAGTGCCTGGAACTGACCGGCGCCCTGCCGGACGCGGTCACCGCGTGCGTGGGCGGCGGGTCGAACGCGATCGGCATCTTCCACGCGTTCGTCCCGGACGAGGGAGTGCGGCTCTACGGCTTCGAGGCCGGCGGCGACGGCATGGAGACCGGGCGGCACGCCGCCTCGATCACCGGCGGCTCGACCGGTGTGCTGCACGGCGCCCGCACCTACATCCTGCAGGACGAGGACGGGCAGACCGTCGAGTCGCACTCGATCTCGGCCGGCCTGGACTACCCGGGCGTCGGGCCGGAGCACTCGTGGCTGCACGACACCGGCCGCGCGTCGTACACGCCGGTCACCGACCGCGAGGCGATGGACGCGTTCCAGCTGCTCTGCCGCACCGAGGGGATCATCCCGGCGATCGAGAGCGCGCATGCGCTCGCGGGCGCAGCCAAGATCATCCCGGCGCTGCGCGAGGAGCTCGGCCGCGAGCCGGTCGTGCTCGTCAACCTGTCCGGGCGCGGTGACAAGGACGTGCACACCGCCGGGGCGTACTTCGGCATCCTGGACCAGAACGAGACGATCGTCCCGGAGGAGAACCTGTGA
- the trpC gene encoding indole-3-glycerol phosphate synthase TrpC: MLDEILAGVREDVETRQQQVPLERLREMCAEVAPPIDAYAALRKPGVGVIAEVKRASPSKGPLAEIPDPAVLASDYAAGGARVISVLTEGRWFGGSLADLDSVRAAVDVPILRKDFVVSSYQVHEARAHGADLVLLIVAALEQNALVGLLERIESLGMTALVEVHDEDETDRALEAGAKVIGVNARNLRTLEVDRTVFERIAPGLPNEVVKIAESGVRGPHDLIRYASAGADAVLVGEGLVTQSSPRDAVAALVNAGNHPATPRPAR, encoded by the coding sequence GTGCTCGACGAGATCCTGGCCGGTGTGCGCGAGGACGTCGAGACCCGTCAGCAGCAGGTTCCGCTGGAGCGTCTGAGAGAGATGTGCGCCGAGGTGGCGCCGCCGATCGACGCGTACGCCGCGCTGCGCAAGCCCGGGGTCGGCGTGATCGCCGAGGTCAAGCGCGCGTCCCCGTCGAAGGGGCCGCTCGCGGAGATCCCCGACCCGGCGGTGCTCGCGAGTGACTACGCGGCGGGCGGTGCGCGGGTGATCAGCGTGCTGACCGAGGGCCGCTGGTTCGGCGGCTCGCTGGCCGACCTCGACTCCGTGCGCGCGGCCGTGGACGTGCCGATCCTGCGCAAGGACTTCGTGGTCTCCAGCTATCAGGTGCACGAGGCGCGGGCGCACGGCGCCGACCTGGTGCTGCTGATCGTCGCGGCGCTGGAGCAGAACGCGCTGGTCGGCCTGCTGGAGCGGATCGAGTCGCTGGGCATGACCGCGCTGGTCGAGGTGCACGACGAGGACGAGACGGACCGCGCGCTGGAGGCCGGCGCGAAGGTGATCGGCGTGAACGCGCGCAACCTGCGCACGCTCGAGGTCGACCGGACCGTGTTCGAGCGGATCGCGCCCGGCCTGCCGAACGAGGTCGTCAAGATCGCCGAGTCCGGGGTGCGCGGACCGCACGACCTGATCCGGTACGCGTCCGCCGGTGCCGACGCGGTGCTGGTCGGCGAGGGCCTGGTGACCCAGAGCAGCCCGCGGGACGCGGTGGCCGCGCTGGTCAACGCCGGCAACCACCCGGCGACCCCGAGGCCGGCCCGATGA
- a CDS encoding Trp biosynthesis-associated membrane protein — MTTDPAGPATGRDPVASGPGAGGRRAFTLALLLCVAGAGLALYAVTRVWLVEVTERPAPLPPRSADRTGSDLLVWLQPLAVVALAGAGALIATRALVRRAIGGLVAALGLAIAAGAATELAAGVWPALTSLGGAAVAAAGAWTVARGADWPSLGARYERPAAGRSEPAPAVNAPRGTRQAWDALDRGEDPTDE, encoded by the coding sequence ATGACCACCGATCCGGCCGGTCCGGCGACCGGACGCGATCCGGTCGCGTCCGGGCCGGGCGCCGGTGGCCGGCGGGCGTTCACGCTCGCGCTGCTGCTCTGCGTGGCCGGCGCCGGCCTGGCGCTCTACGCGGTGACCCGGGTCTGGCTGGTGGAGGTGACGGAGCGGCCCGCGCCGCTGCCGCCGCGCAGCGCCGACCGTACCGGCTCCGACCTGCTGGTGTGGCTGCAACCACTGGCGGTGGTGGCGCTGGCCGGCGCGGGCGCGCTGATCGCCACCCGCGCGCTGGTCCGGCGCGCGATCGGCGGCCTGGTGGCCGCGCTGGGCCTGGCGATCGCGGCCGGTGCCGCGACCGAGCTGGCCGCGGGCGTCTGGCCGGCGCTGACGTCGCTGGGCGGCGCGGCGGTGGCGGCGGCGGGCGCCTGGACGGTGGCCCGCGGCGCGGACTGGCCGTCGCTCGGCGCCCGTTACGAGCGCCCCGCCGCCGGCCGGTCCGAACCGGCCCCGGCGGTCAACGCCCCGCGCGGCACCCGTCAGGCCTGGGACGCGCTGGACCGCGGCGAGGACCCGACGGACGAGTAG
- a CDS encoding anthranilate synthase component I: MTSGAVHPDEATFRARVREHRVVPVTRKLLADAETPVGVYRKLAGGPGTFLLESAEQGAASAGTAWSRYSFIGVRSAATLTERDGRAEWLGTPPAGVPVTGEPMEVLRATVEALTGSNDDGPPLTGGMVGYLAYDVIRRIERLPEIAENDLRLPEIGMMLATDLVVLDHYEGSATLVANAIVGPDAGDAEVGAAYHQAIGRLDSMTTALSRPTPPMVSTVERIQRTGPHSRTPDGEYQKAVAVAKEAIRDGECFQIVVAQRFERPTTADPLDVYRVLRTTNPSPYMYLLRFDDFDIVGSSPEAHLKVDGRRAMLHPIAGTRPRGATPAEDASLAAELLADPKERAEHVMLVDLGRNDLGRVCRPGTVQVPEFATIERYSHVMHIVSTVTGELSEDRTAFDALAATFPAGTLSGAPKVRAMEIIEGLEPTRRGLYGGTVGYFGFGGDMDMAIAIRTALLRDGHAYVGAGAGIVADSDPAAEEQETRNKAAAVLAAIAAAETLRPAR; encoded by the coding sequence ATGACCAGCGGTGCGGTGCACCCCGACGAGGCCACGTTCCGCGCGCGGGTCCGTGAGCACCGGGTCGTGCCGGTGACCAGGAAGCTGCTGGCCGACGCGGAGACGCCGGTCGGTGTCTACCGCAAGCTGGCCGGCGGCCCGGGCACGTTCCTGCTGGAGTCCGCGGAGCAGGGCGCGGCGTCGGCCGGCACGGCCTGGTCGCGGTACTCGTTCATCGGTGTGCGCAGCGCTGCCACGCTGACCGAGCGGGACGGCCGCGCGGAGTGGCTCGGCACGCCCCCGGCCGGTGTGCCGGTGACCGGCGAGCCGATGGAGGTGCTGCGCGCCACGGTCGAGGCGCTCACCGGCAGCAACGACGACGGCCCGCCGTTGACCGGCGGCATGGTCGGTTACCTGGCGTACGACGTGATCCGGCGGATCGAGCGGCTGCCCGAGATCGCGGAGAACGACCTGCGGCTGCCGGAGATCGGCATGATGCTGGCGACCGACCTGGTGGTGCTGGACCACTACGAGGGCTCGGCGACGCTGGTGGCGAACGCGATCGTCGGGCCGGACGCCGGCGACGCGGAGGTCGGCGCCGCGTACCACCAGGCGATCGGCCGGCTGGACTCGATGACGACCGCGCTGTCCCGCCCGACGCCGCCGATGGTCTCCACGGTGGAGCGGATCCAGCGCACCGGCCCGCACAGCCGTACGCCGGACGGCGAGTACCAGAAGGCCGTGGCGGTGGCGAAGGAGGCGATCCGGGACGGCGAGTGCTTCCAGATCGTGGTCGCGCAGCGGTTCGAGCGCCCGACGACCGCGGACCCGCTGGACGTCTACCGGGTGCTGCGGACCACGAACCCGAGCCCGTACATGTACCTGCTGCGGTTCGACGACTTCGACATCGTGGGCTCGTCCCCGGAGGCGCACCTCAAGGTCGACGGCCGGCGGGCCATGCTGCACCCCATCGCGGGTACGCGCCCGCGCGGCGCCACCCCGGCCGAGGACGCGAGCCTGGCCGCGGAGCTGCTGGCCGACCCGAAGGAGCGGGCCGAGCACGTGATGCTGGTCGACCTGGGCCGCAACGACCTGGGCCGGGTGTGCCGGCCGGGCACGGTGCAGGTGCCGGAGTTCGCCACGATCGAGCGGTACAGCCACGTCATGCACATCGTCAGCACGGTCACCGGTGAGCTGAGCGAGGACCGGACCGCGTTCGACGCGCTGGCCGCGACGTTCCCGGCCGGCACGCTGTCCGGCGCGCCGAAGGTTCGGGCCATGGAGATCATCGAGGGTCTGGAACCGACCCGGCGCGGCCTGTACGGCGGCACGGTCGGCTACTTCGGCTTCGGCGGCGACATGGACATGGCGATCGCGATCCGGACCGCGCTGCTCCGCGACGGGCACGCCTACGTGGGCGCGGGTGCGGGCATCGTGGCCGACTCGGATCCGGCCGCGGAGGAGCAGGAGACGCGGAACAAGGCCGCGGCCGTGCTCGCCGCGATCGCCGCCGCCGAGACGCTCCGGCCGGCGCGATGA
- the hisI gene encoding phosphoribosyl-AMP cyclohydrolase yields the protein MLDPTIAERLRRTDDGLIAAVVREHGTGEVLMLAWMDDEALRRTLTTGHATYWSRSRNEYWVKGETSGHRQYVRAATLDCDGDALLLTVEQVGPACHTGTHSCFSNELPVVQGVRA from the coding sequence ATGCTGGACCCGACCATCGCCGAGCGGCTGCGCCGTACCGACGACGGTCTGATCGCCGCCGTGGTGCGTGAGCACGGCACCGGTGAGGTGCTGATGCTGGCCTGGATGGACGACGAGGCGCTGCGGCGGACGCTGACCACCGGGCACGCCACCTACTGGTCGCGCAGCCGCAACGAGTACTGGGTGAAGGGCGAGACGTCCGGCCACCGGCAGTACGTGCGGGCGGCCACGCTGGACTGTGACGGCGACGCGCTGCTGCTCACGGTCGAGCAGGTCGGCCCGGCCTGCCACACCGGCACGCACAGCTGCTTCAGCAACGAGCTGCCGGTGGTCCAGGGGGTGCGCGCATGA
- a CDS encoding ABC transporter ATP-binding protein, translated as MTDAITITDLVVERGRRRVLHGLSCAIPRGLVTGLLGPSGSGKTTLLRAIVGVQVVRGGTVTVLGEPAGSASLRHRIGYMTQAPSVYTDLTVRENARYFAALHGRPATEADEAVDAVGLAGARGQLVGTLSGGQRNRASLACAIVGRPDLLVLDEPTVGLDPVLRADLWATFHEMAGRGTTLLVSSHVMDEAGRCDRLLLIREGRLVADDTPDAIRAATAQHDLEAAFLELIREGARA; from the coding sequence ATGACCGACGCGATCACGATCACGGACCTCGTCGTCGAGCGCGGACGACGGCGGGTGCTGCACGGGCTGAGCTGCGCGATCCCGCGGGGCCTGGTGACCGGCCTGCTGGGTCCGTCCGGCAGCGGCAAGACCACGCTGCTGCGCGCGATCGTCGGCGTGCAGGTGGTGCGCGGCGGCACGGTCACGGTGCTCGGCGAGCCGGCCGGCAGCGCGTCGCTGCGCCACCGGATCGGGTACATGACGCAGGCGCCGAGCGTCTACACCGACCTGACCGTCCGGGAGAACGCGCGCTACTTCGCCGCGCTGCACGGCCGGCCGGCGACGGAGGCCGACGAGGCGGTGGACGCGGTCGGTCTCGCGGGTGCGCGGGGGCAGCTGGTCGGCACGCTCTCCGGCGGTCAGCGCAACCGCGCGTCGCTGGCCTGCGCGATCGTCGGCCGGCCGGACCTGCTGGTGCTGGACGAGCCGACCGTGGGACTGGACCCGGTGCTGCGCGCCGACCTCTGGGCGACATTTCATGAGATGGCGGGCCGGGGCACCACGCTGCTGGTCTCCAGTCACGTGATGGACGAGGCCGGCCGCTGCGACCGGCTGCTGCTGATCCGCGAGGGCCGGCTGGTGGCGGACGACACGCCGGACGCGATCCGCGCCGCCACCGCCCAGCACGACCTGGAGGCGGCGTTCCTGGAGCTGATCAGGGAAGGGGCACGCGCATGA
- a CDS encoding ABC transporter permease: MNPRITLATAGRILRQLRHDRRTVALLVVVPTALLTLLHFMYQDQPRAFDRVALTMLGIFPFVVMFLVTSIAMLRERTSGTLERLLTTPLGRLDLLFGYGLAFGLAAAVQAAVAAGAAYLLLGLETAGSAALVALIAVADAVLGVALGLFCSAFARTEFQAVQFMPVVVAPQLLLCGLFVARDDMAGWLGAVSDALPLTYAVEALLEVGAHPDATGTMWRDVTVVLVATLLALVLAATTLRRRTP, translated from the coding sequence ATGAACCCGCGGATCACGCTGGCCACGGCCGGGCGCATCCTGCGTCAGCTGCGGCACGACCGCCGTACCGTGGCGTTGCTGGTGGTCGTGCCGACCGCGTTGCTGACGCTGCTGCACTTCATGTACCAGGACCAGCCCCGCGCGTTCGACCGGGTCGCGCTGACCATGCTCGGGATCTTCCCGTTCGTGGTGATGTTCCTGGTGACCAGCATCGCGATGTTGCGTGAGCGCACGTCCGGCACGCTGGAGCGCCTGCTGACCACGCCGCTCGGCCGGCTCGACCTGCTGTTCGGCTACGGTCTCGCGTTCGGCCTGGCCGCGGCGGTGCAGGCCGCGGTGGCCGCCGGCGCGGCGTACCTGCTGCTGGGTCTGGAGACGGCCGGGAGCGCCGCGCTGGTGGCGCTGATCGCGGTCGCGGACGCGGTGCTGGGCGTGGCGCTCGGGCTGTTCTGCAGCGCGTTCGCCCGCACCGAGTTCCAGGCGGTGCAGTTCATGCCGGTGGTGGTGGCCCCGCAGCTGCTGCTCTGCGGCCTGTTCGTGGCGCGCGACGACATGGCCGGCTGGCTGGGCGCGGTGAGCGACGCGCTGCCGTTGACCTACGCGGTCGAGGCGCTGCTGGAGGTGGGCGCGCACCCGGACGCGACCGGCACGATGTGGCGCGACGTGACCGTGGTCCTGGTCGCGACGCTGCTGGCACTGGTGCTGGCCGCGACGACACTGCGCCGCCGCACCCCCTGA
- a CDS encoding TetR/AcrR family transcriptional regulator produces MAGRTGRRPGNPDTREAILGAARSVFADRGYDKASIRAIASAAEVDPALVHHYFGTKDQLFLAAMQSPIDPGQLLPEVLAAGPDGAGERMVRMILRVWDGPAGKAGVALIRSAMTNDWTARLFREFISTQVLRRAMTELAIDPAEAPIRSGLVASQIGGLIMMRYVIRLEPIASAPAETLVATLGPTLQRYLTGDLRSLSGV; encoded by the coding sequence ATGGCGGGACGGACCGGGCGCAGGCCGGGCAACCCGGACACCCGGGAGGCGATTCTCGGCGCGGCACGGTCGGTCTTCGCCGACAGGGGTTACGACAAGGCCTCGATCCGCGCGATCGCGTCCGCCGCCGAGGTCGACCCGGCGCTGGTGCATCACTACTTCGGCACCAAGGACCAGCTGTTCCTGGCCGCCATGCAGTCGCCGATCGACCCGGGCCAGTTGCTGCCCGAGGTCCTCGCGGCCGGCCCGGACGGCGCCGGCGAGCGAATGGTCCGGATGATCCTCCGGGTGTGGGACGGCCCGGCCGGCAAGGCCGGGGTGGCGCTGATCCGGTCCGCGATGACGAACGACTGGACCGCGCGCCTGTTCCGCGAGTTCATCTCCACGCAGGTGCTGCGCCGCGCGATGACCGAGCTGGCGATCGACCCGGCGGAGGCGCCGATCCGGTCGGGTCTGGTGGCCAGCCAGATCGGCGGCCTGATCATGATGCGTTACGTGATCAGGCTGGAGCCGATCGCGTCGGCACCGGCCGAGACGCTCGTCGCCACGCTCGGGCCCACCCTGCAGCGCTACCTCACCGGCGACCTCAGGAGCCTAAGCGGCGTGTGA